The region TATATCTGTCCGTCTTCATCAGCGAATACGAGCAACGGACGTGGTTTCTTTTTGGCTGCCATTAAATCCGGTCCTGTTTTTTGATTTATGGTTTGGGAATGGTTGTGATCAGGGTAGTACCCTTTTCTTCGGACGTTGTGAATGAAATATCTCCGCCTGAAGCGTCAGCGATTAGCCGGGCGCTGTAGGTGCCCAGACCGGTCCCGTGCTTTTTGCCGAAGGTGGCGTAGCGGTCAAAGAAAGTATCACGGATGCTGACCGGGATTTCTCCCCTGTTATGGATTTTGGTCGTGATGAAGCGTTGATCCTCGCTGATACTGATCGTTATGGCTGAGTTTTCCGGGGCAGCCTCTGCAGCATTTTTCAGCAGGTTGGAGAACATGGTGATAATCAGTGAAGCTTCACCGTAGCAGACTATTGAACTTTCTTCCTGAACAGGTTCCCCGTCAAATAGGCAGATAACTTCAAGATTCTTGTCGTCCACCAGTTGATTCAAGTCGCCGATAGCGGCGCTAATGGCATTATAGAGATTGAATGGGTGGGCGTCAGCTTTGAGTGATCCGGTTTCAAGCCGTATCAGGGTCAGGGATGTATCTATCTGGCGGATCATGCGTTCACTGGTTTTACGGACGATTTCCGCCAGTGATTGAAATTCATCCGTAAGCCCGGCTTCGGTCTCTAGAATACGTGACATTCCGACGATATTTGCTGTGGGAGAGCGCAGATCGTGTCTTGCGATTCGTTCCATCTCTTCGCGCAGCTGCAACTGCTGGCGCTGTTCGGTTATATCGATGGCCAGCACCATAAACACAGAAGGAGCTACCTGATCTACAGTTAAGTCCCAGAAGCGGTCATAGGCTGTGATCGATTTCAGTGAATGGAGGTTGTATGCCTCGATATCGCTGAAAAGATCCCGGCGCACCTCATCTGAAAGTGAGGAAAGAAACGGCGGGGCCTGCTCGTATTCAAAAGCCGGAAGCTGATCATGTGCGGCCTTGTTGGCAAGTATTGTTTCCTGCGTTCTGGTACTTACCAGCAGGGCAGGAAAGGGCAGACTTTGCAGGATCAGTTTGTAAAGCCTTGCGTCCTCTTCGTTAATTTTTTGGCGGATATGCCGACCTTGAAATTCATGGATAAAGCCGAGCAGTTTCTCCGGAGTTGCAGAAGAGGGCAGGAAAGATACATTCTGGAAGTCGAAAAGAGGTTTGAATGATTCCGGCCTGTCTGTATCAATGATGAACAGGGCCGGGGCTTCGCTGTTTACTTCACGGATGCTCGAAAAAGTTTGCACTGTGTCTTCCTGTTCAGCCATGATGGTCAGGTCCGGCTGGCGGCTGGCATAGGTGAACAGGGTTTCTTTAGGAGATAGGGTAATAGATACCTCATGCCCGAGGTCGTGCAAGGCCGGGATAAGGGTATGGATCAGCGGATTTTTACCGGTGATCAGAATGTTCAGTTTTGCGTGCTCATCACTGTGGCGTGTGTGAGGCATGTCTGCTCCTGTTTGCACTTTGGCGGCAGGTCGTTGCTCAGGCTGTTCCGGG is a window of Maridesulfovibrio sp. DNA encoding:
- a CDS encoding HAMP domain-containing sensor histidine kinase: MPHTRHSDEHAKLNILITGKNPLIHTLIPALHDLGHEVSITLSPKETLFTYASRQPDLTIMAEQEDTVQTFSSIREVNSEAPALFIIDTDRPESFKPLFDFQNVSFLPSSATPEKLLGFIHEFQGRHIRQKINEEDARLYKLILQSLPFPALLVSTRTQETILANKAAHDQLPAFEYEQAPPFLSSLSDEVRRDLFSDIEAYNLHSLKSITAYDRFWDLTVDQVAPSVFMVLAIDITEQRQQLQLREEMERIARHDLRSPTANIVGMSRILETEAGLTDEFQSLAEIVRKTSERMIRQIDTSLTLIRLETGSLKADAHPFNLYNAISAAIGDLNQLVDDKNLEVICLFDGEPVQEESSIVCYGEASLIITMFSNLLKNAAEAAPENSAITISISEDQRFITTKIHNRGEIPVSIRDTFFDRYATFGKKHGTGLGTYSARLIADASGGDISFTTSEEKGTTLITTIPKP